In Perognathus longimembris pacificus isolate PPM17 chromosome 23, ASM2315922v1, whole genome shotgun sequence, a single genomic region encodes these proteins:
- the Cluap1 gene encoding clusterin-associated protein 1 isoform X1, translated as MSFRDLRNFTEMMRALGYPRHISMENFRTPNFGLVSEVLLWLVKRYEPQTDIPSDTDTEQDRVFFIKAIAQFMATKAHIKLNTKKLYQADGYAVKELLKITSVLYNAMKTKGMEGSKIGEEDISKFKFDLGSKISDLKAARQLASEITAKGASLYDLLGKEVELRELRTEAIARPLEINETEKVMRVAIKEILAQVQKTKDLLNNVASDEANLEAKIEKRKLELERNRKRLQTLQSVRPAFMDEYEKIEEELQKQYDIYLEKFRNLAYLEQQLEDHHRMEQERFEEAENTLRLMQNKLKEEEKRLLKSGSNDDSDIDIQDDDESDSELEERRLSKPRTAMEVLMQGRPSKCIVGTMQGGDSDDDEDSEDSEIDMDDDEDDDDDLEDESIALSPTKPNRRVRKPEPLDESDNDF; from the exons ATGTCTTTCCGCGACCTGCGCA ATTTCACAGAGATGATGAGAGCCCTAGGATATCCACGACATATTTCTATGGAGAATTTCCGCACACCCAATTTCGGACTTGTGTCTGAAGTGCTTCTCTGGCTTGTGAAAAG GTATGAGCCTCAGACTGACATCCCTTCAGACACTGATACTGAACAAGACCGAGTTTTCTTCATTAAGGCAATTGCCCAGTTCATG GCCACAAAGGCGCATATAAAACTCAACACCAAGAAGCTTTACCAGGCAGATGGGTATGCAGTGAAAGAACTACTGAAGATCACATCTGTGCTTTATAACGCTATGAAGACCAAAGGGATGGAGGGATCTAAAATAGGGGAGGAAGATATTAGCAAGTTCAAGTTTGATCTTGGCTCCAAG ATCTCAGATTTGAAAGCAGCCAGGCAGCTGGCTTCTGAAATCACCGCCAAAGGAGCATCTCTGTATGACTTGTTGGGAAAGGAGGTCGAGTTGAGG GAACTGAGAACAGAAGCCATTGCCAGGCCACTGGAAATCAATGAGACTGAGAAAGTGATGAGAGTTGCAATAAAAGAGATTTTG GCACAGGTTCAGAAGACTAAAGACCTGCTCAATAATGTGGCATCTGATGAAGCTAATTTAGAAGCCAAAATTGAAAAGAGAAAGCTAGAACTGGAAAGAAATCGGAAGCGACTACAGACTCTACAGAGCGTCAG GCCAGCCTTTATGGATGAGTATGAGAAGATTGAGGAAGAATTACAAAAGCAGTATGACATTTATCTGGAGAAATTTCGGAATTTGGCTTACCTGGAACAGCAACTCGAGGACCATCATAGGATGGAGCAAGAGAGGTTTGAA gaagctgaaaatacTCTCCGTCTGATGCAGAACAagctaaaggaagaggaaaagcggCTGCTCAAGAGTGGAA GTAATGATGACTCAGACATAGACATCCAGGATGATGATGAATCTGACAGTGAGCTGGAGGAAAGACGGCTGTCCAAGCCTAGGACGGCCATGGAGGTGCTCATGCAAG gAAGACCCAGCAAGTGCATCGTGGGCACAATGCAAGGTGGAGACTCCGATGATGAC GAAGACTCGGAGGACAGTGAAATAGATATGGACGATGacgaagatgatgatgatgacttgGAAGATGAGAGCATTGCTCTCTCACCAACTAAGCCTAATCGAAGAGTCCGGAAACCTGAGCCTCTAGATGAAAGTGACAATGACTTCTGA
- the Cluap1 gene encoding clusterin-associated protein 1 isoform X2 yields MSFRDLRNFTEMMRALGYPRHISMENFRTPNFGLVSEVLLWLVKRYEPQTDIPSDTDTEQDRVFFIKAIAQFMATKAHIKLNTKKLYQADGYAVKELLKITSVLYNAMKTKGMEGSKIGEEDISKFKFDLGSKISDLKAARQLASEITAKGASLYDLLGKEVELRELRTEAIARPLEINETEKVMRVAIKEILAQVQKTKDLLNNVASDEANLEAKIEKRKLELERNRKRLQTLQSVRPAFMDEYEKIEEELQKQYDIYLEKFRNLAYLEQQLEDHHRMEQERFEEAENTLRLMQNKLKEEEKRLLKSGSNDDSDIDIQDDDESDSELEERRLSKPRTAMEVLMQGRPSKCIVGTMQGGDSDDDMEAAPALLGKCKTPSSRKQEDSEDSEIDMDDDEDDDDDLEDESIALSPTKPNRRVRKPEPLDESDNDF; encoded by the exons ATGTCTTTCCGCGACCTGCGCA ATTTCACAGAGATGATGAGAGCCCTAGGATATCCACGACATATTTCTATGGAGAATTTCCGCACACCCAATTTCGGACTTGTGTCTGAAGTGCTTCTCTGGCTTGTGAAAAG GTATGAGCCTCAGACTGACATCCCTTCAGACACTGATACTGAACAAGACCGAGTTTTCTTCATTAAGGCAATTGCCCAGTTCATG GCCACAAAGGCGCATATAAAACTCAACACCAAGAAGCTTTACCAGGCAGATGGGTATGCAGTGAAAGAACTACTGAAGATCACATCTGTGCTTTATAACGCTATGAAGACCAAAGGGATGGAGGGATCTAAAATAGGGGAGGAAGATATTAGCAAGTTCAAGTTTGATCTTGGCTCCAAG ATCTCAGATTTGAAAGCAGCCAGGCAGCTGGCTTCTGAAATCACCGCCAAAGGAGCATCTCTGTATGACTTGTTGGGAAAGGAGGTCGAGTTGAGG GAACTGAGAACAGAAGCCATTGCCAGGCCACTGGAAATCAATGAGACTGAGAAAGTGATGAGAGTTGCAATAAAAGAGATTTTG GCACAGGTTCAGAAGACTAAAGACCTGCTCAATAATGTGGCATCTGATGAAGCTAATTTAGAAGCCAAAATTGAAAAGAGAAAGCTAGAACTGGAAAGAAATCGGAAGCGACTACAGACTCTACAGAGCGTCAG GCCAGCCTTTATGGATGAGTATGAGAAGATTGAGGAAGAATTACAAAAGCAGTATGACATTTATCTGGAGAAATTTCGGAATTTGGCTTACCTGGAACAGCAACTCGAGGACCATCATAGGATGGAGCAAGAGAGGTTTGAA gaagctgaaaatacTCTCCGTCTGATGCAGAACAagctaaaggaagaggaaaagcggCTGCTCAAGAGTGGAA GTAATGATGACTCAGACATAGACATCCAGGATGATGATGAATCTGACAGTGAGCTGGAGGAAAGACGGCTGTCCAAGCCTAGGACGGCCATGGAGGTGCTCATGCAAG gAAGACCCAGCAAGTGCATCGTGGGCACAATGCAAGGTGGAGACTCCGATGATGAC ATGGAAGCAGCACCAGCTCTTTTAGGTAAATGCAAGACTCCCAGCTCCAGGAAGCAG GAAGACTCGGAGGACAGTGAAATAGATATGGACGATGacgaagatgatgatgatgacttgGAAGATGAGAGCATTGCTCTCTCACCAACTAAGCCTAATCGAAGAGTCCGGAAACCTGAGCCTCTAGATGAAAGTGACAATGACTTCTGA
- the C23H16orf90 gene encoding uncharacterized protein C16orf90 homolog, translating to MLGWLAITLLVLSPADAVSWVRGRPSHPDTPSNIYEGGLGTQQQQCPSTQGSKPKNFRLRHLRSLAFYLPGHGQSAGQCESHWLGRLMAGGSLPRPEGSAWPLDLPQGTPGPGNSHHSALLEARKPRDNLGNKASSSGIPPEGLGLRPKRSWRALEESMCPLCKRTRLGAYDRP from the exons ATGCTGGGCTGGCTGGCCATCACCCTTCTGGTCCTCTCCCCTGCAGATGCAGTCAGCTGGGTCCGAGGACGCCCCAGCCACCCAGACACACCATCCAACATCTACGAGGGAGGCCTGGGGACCCAGCAGCAGCAGTGCCCCAGTACACAGGGAAGCAAGCCCAAGAACTTCCGGCTGCGCCACCTCCGAAGCCTGGCTTTTTACCTGCCAGGCCATGGGCAGTCAGCCGGCCAGTGTGAGAGCCACTGGCTGGGCCGGCTCATGGCTGGGGGCAGCCTGCCACGGCCTGAAGGCTCAGCCTGGCCGCTGGACCTGCCCCAGGGAACTCCAGGTCCAGGTAACAGCCACCACTCAGCCCTTCTGGAAGCCCGAAAGCCCAGGGACAACCTGGGAAATAAAG CTTCCAGTTCCGGCATTCCCCCTGAGGGCTTGGGTCTTAGGCCCAAGAGATCCTGGAGGGCCTTGGAGGAGTCTATGTGTCCCTTGTGCAAGAGAACCCGCTTGGGGGCCTATGATAGGCCATAG